ttcctctgcagaattctgtaacactataatttataacataccacctctagaataccaccaacagaTCACATATACTACACTATTAGATATCACGAACATAAAAACTTCCTTCAGCGTCTTGCGCGAGTCAGCataaattcaaacaaaaaatcattttACTTTCGATTCAATTTTCACCACCATAGTTCCAtacacatacatacatacatagtTTTTCACTTATGGATTAGTTTTCCTTTTGAGCGTTTCTATggttttctttataaaaaaaaaattacatattggGAGAAACATGTTGATTAATTAATGCAAGTtctattttcttaaaaataaaattatgcaaGCTGTATAGATTTCCTAATTTCTTGGTTCCCAGCATGAAGAATCTGTATCATAAATAAAGGCATTAGATTCATCTGTTGCGATGCTTCGGCTTCGGCTTTGAGGTTCACTTGTGCTACTTTCTCCTGTTTGTTTGTAGTATTGTTGCATCACCTTATATTTCTTATCATCCAGTACCTCAATTGATTCTGCCACTACTTCTTGAACATTTGTTCTTCCTTCAAGCATGCTTACTACTGAAGACATGGAGGGCCTGAGCGAGGGAGAAAAACTAGTGCATAAAAGAGCCACATTGATCATCGTTGTAACCTCCTCTTTCTTGAAGTCTTCGCCCAATCTCCGATCAACGAACTCCAATAGATTATCTTTTTCCTTCAAGAGGTGCACCTGTTAATGTATAATTCAACGTTTCAAATAAAGATGCGATTACTCGGTCATCCACAGTAGCACAGCATTAAATCTATTTTTATGTGTACTAAATTTTCTAACTTCTTGACAATATACATTACACAACTATGTCAGATATTTTCAGGGGCAACAGGATTGGCATGAATGAAGGAGAGCATAAGAACATAAGTTACCCAATCAAGAAGAGAGAAGCATTCCTCCTGAGGATGACTAACGGTGTTGTTGGTTCCACTAACAATTTCCAACACAGCAATTCCAAAACTATAAACATCTGCTTTGTCCGTTAAATAACCATGCATAGCATACTCAGGAGCCATGTATCCACTGCGAATAAATCAAACACATTATTTACACACACGCAAACGTGAGACCAAGTTATATTTGGAATTCAATTTTAACCTCTACTCTTTGGCTTCTTTGAAGTATGGAAACCCAATAAAGTTCATAACCAGAGAGAATCAAGTATGGGAACTCACTAAGTGCCAGCTATTCTGGTGTTCATGTGGGTTTTGTCGTCTTCATTGAGCTTTGCCAAACCAAAATCAGATATCTTGGGGTTGAGGTCTTTATCTAGCAACACATTAGTGGCCTTGATGTCTCTATGAATGATCTTTATTTTTGACTCTCCATGCAGGTAAGCCAAACCTTTAGCTATACCAATACAAATTCTCTTCCTAGTTTTCCATTCCAATCTCAATTGACGATTTTCTAGGTCTTCTTTCTTGGCTGATAGAAATTAGACAACAATATCATTTTATTCATTAACATATGTTGAAGATTATAACTGATTACAGATACAGCAATTAAATAATTACCAAATAAAGCATGAGCAAGGCTATTGTTTTCCATGTATTCATAAATCAACAATAACTGATCATCTTCCATACAGAAGCCATAGAGCTTAACAAGATTAGGGTGTTGTAAAGTCGAAATCATGCCTATCTCGTTAATAAATTCACGAGATCCTTGAGTTGATTTAGAAGATAGCTGCTTAATTGCTACTATTGTGCCATCTTGTAAAACACCCTGCATTTTGAGGAACAGTATAGAACTTGAGATTAACAAAAACTACAACTTATCATTGTGGTCATACCACATGTTAATTGAATAATAATATCAAATTGTGCAAAGTAAACCTTGTAAACAGGACCAAATCCTCCTTCTCCAATCTTAAAGGATTCATCAAAGTTGTTTGTTGCTGCTTTGATTTTCTGTAAGCTGAATAAGCCAGTTTGTGAAGCAAAACCCTTTTGCTCTGACAATAAAAGCAAACAATATCAGAGATCTCTGTAGCACTGACACCTCTGATAAAAGGTGTGTCTGTGTCCCAACACCCAAACAACACTGACACTGGTGATTACgttcaatttattcattttttttaatttttaccgGTGTCGATGTGTCAGTGTCAGTGACGTGAGTGTGTCATGtgcgtgtccgtgcttcatagtcaCAGATATCTTTGGAAAAGCATCAAGGATTAGAAATATATTGTATCACTGAGTTCATCATCGAAGTCTTATTACTTTCCTCAAGGGAAGTTAGTTAAGTGTTTATGCAGGAAGAGAGGTGAAATAATTCAATACTTCATCCCTCAGGTGCTAAATCCCATTATTCTGAACAAGATTTTctgaattttatttaaaaggaTGGTAATCAGGATAGTTGAAGTAGTTTCTCAGTGATTACCTCTTGCTCCTAAACATTTATGTGTTAAACAACCCTTCCACCACATTATGCCAATTACAAAGATGATAACAATTACTCCAGCAACCACAATGGCAACTACAGCTCCTACAGGTAGGCTTCTATTATTTTCCGATGGAGGTGTAAAATCTGCACAATTAATAGGTGCATTATAGATTTTATATGGACAACAAAGGTGATTGAAGACAATATAAAATTTTGGAAAGTGCAACTAACCCGGATCAACTGATATAGCTGATATAAGAGGCCCATATACTGATCCAAATGGGATAGTAGTTGTTCCTTTCCCAGCCCAACTTAACCGAATCTCCAATGCGTTTCTAGTCACACCAGCAGTAAAACTTTTAATGACTGCCTTGCCAACACCACCTGCCTCTTTTGCAATATCGAAATCCTTCACCACCAACTTTCTCTGCCATATACAAAACCTTCAAATGCACAGTATTGAAtgaattgaattttattttctaatttagTTTTAGGGAAAATTTATTTGTATCATCATGTGATTAGTACATGTGGTAACAATCAAATGAAAAAACATGCACCTGGATGTAGATGTCAAATACACGTCTTCCGATGCTGCTAAATGTTTCATCATCACTGAACATTATTTCAGCAAAATGGAGATTCACAGTGTAGTTTCCATTTCCAATGCAGAATGCATAATAAGTAAGAGAATTTGGGGAAACACGTGCATCCATGTACAGTTCAGTACCATTGTCGATGGCAAGCTTTGTTGCATTAGACCATATGTAGTAGTCAGAGCGTCCACTATCAAAAAAGTGACCAGCAGTTATAAGTGCCCAATTTGTTCCGATTTGACGATATCTTGCTGATTCCATCTCAGCTGAATCATCATCATATGTCTTATTTCCATCAACTGTTTTGCGCTTCCCACCGCAGTTTATGTAGAGAGAGTACCAAGCTTGGACAAGAAGAAATAGGTTATCAATTTCTAGAGTAATCAATCAGGTATTATATATGGACaattgatatttattttcttGTACCTCAAACATAAAATAATGATCAACAGTTTATAGGAAATCCATGAAAAGTAAGCTTACTTTTAGGACATTGATAGTTTTCCAAACATGAAACATTTCCTCTGAGAAGATTATAAATGGACGGGGAGAACAAGTTAGCACTCAGTAACATATACAAGTTATATACAATTAAATATGTAATTATTTATATCATGAGAGAAATAAAAACTTACAAGCTGTTTCCCGTCAAAGAAGACGCAAACAAGTTTCTGAGGCACAAGAAAATTGATTGAGGCTCAGGTCGTTtcataaaaatacaaaacaatAAAACCatgaaattaaaagaaatttgaaaaaaacACAATGCTAGGACTCTTACACACTTCCTTGTTGACAAGTCTGCTGCTCAAAGTTTGATATAGTGAAGTTGTTAtacgacagatctctgcatatagATATCTGTCAGAATGTTAGATGATGATGCAATTGATCAACTTCATGGAACAATTTATAGTTCATTCCATACTATAATCTGATATCTGTCAACAGCTTATGCAATATGAGAAGATGTCCTGTAACCATTCTAGGAGGCATCTAATATGTaacaccgacacctctgaaaaaaggcGTGTCCGTGTCAATGTCGGACACCTgcaccgacacttgtgattacgtttaatttattgatttttttaaattattaccgATGTCAACGTGTCAGTGTCGGAGTCGTGTTTGAGGTGTCTGTGCATCATACTAGAATATATACCTTAACATGAAGCTAAAGATACAGTTCTTAAAAGtgataaaaacaaacaaatttcacattttatcaagtagcataagaGACATCTTACACAAAGTCTGGTTTAACTATCCAGTCAGGCAGCGGTCCAGACAGCTGATTCCCAGATAAAAATCTAGTTAAATTAACATCAAAAAGTTAATcaatagaattcaaattattgTCTAACAACAAAAATAGTTGACAAGATAGTAAACAATATCCCAATTATTGAACAGTTCCGAAATGAGTCACATCAACTTACAAGATTTTGGCGGCATTAGTTTTTCTTTTAGTTAACAAAAGCAATGAACAAAAACATTTCAGTTTCCAGTGTCTAGAAGAAAAAGTATCTTTCCACCTAAACTAGCTAGTCTTCCCTATTTTCCATCTACATTTTTAAGTTATGATAGATGAAGCAGCGGCAAAATTCTTACAGCAAGTACATGATGTTCTGTAGACCCCCTAAGCCCGTGGAGATTTGTCCACTTAATTTGTTGTTGCTGAGGTCTCTGAAAAGGATATTCAGAATAAGTTCTCTTCAGAGAAAGAGTAGATATAgaatttaacataaagaacagtTCCCTATTCTGCGGTGAACAAAAGAAGCCTCTCATAGATCTTTGTCAAATCATCAGTATAAAAAGCAAAGACACAGAATACAAGTTCTTATACGTGTGTTTAAAAAGCCTGAAAGAAAATTTGAAAGTTATCATTCAATCAATCaaacaaaaatggaaagaaaTATAACAGCACTTACATCGCTTTCAGTTTAGTTAACTTTCCAAGATATCCAGGCACTGCTCCAATGATATTGCAACTTCTCAATACTCTGAAACCAATTAGACCATATATAACTATTTCGCTACAATTTCTtcttaatttgttttattataaGACATTACAACAATGTTTTGATTTATGTAGTCCACCTTAACTAATGTGAAATGCTTTGTGTTTTtgcaataatttattattatttttcttttctatcCCTAAAACAATTCCTTGATACTAAATATAATGAGGGTAGTAACTTACAATTTTGACAGCTTTGACATATTTTCAAGTTGTGGAAAAGGTGAATCAGATCCATTCAAGTCAGTAATAGTCCTGGGTATCAAATTTTAAGCATAGTTAATCACAATAAAAAAAAAGCCTTAAAACATTTGTTTGAGTAGCATGTATGGATGCGTCATACTTACAAGTCAGTTAGGtttttcaaaagtgaaattcCAGAAGGAATTGGTCCATTCAAACCGCTCCCTCGGATCACACTGTGAAAAACATTTATGAGGGAAAATAGTCTCAAATAAAATGACAATACTAAAGAATCTAAAATTTGtgacaagagaagagaaagagaatcaCACAGCATCTCAAGATTTTTCCAACTCTGTATAAAATTGGGTATAGCTCCAGAGAATTGACTGTCGCCAATTCGACTGCATTAAGCAACAAATAGCAGTAATTATGAACATGGAATATATAACCATGCAGCTATATAGCACTATCATTGACACATGGATCAGTGTCGTATCGTATgagtattatccaccaacacatgtGAGACGCGTACACGCTTTCAATCTAAAGTGTTGTGTTGGTGCTACATAGTAATGAAATCTTGCAATAATGAAAGTAAAATACTTACAATTGCTTCAATGCAGTGAGCTTAGCAAATGTTGCAGGTAACACTCCAGTGAAATTGTTGGAGGAAAGAAGCCTGAAGCAACACCAAAGAATAAATCGAAGGCCAATAAAATGCATCCAATACCAATCACTGCTATTAAAGATCACCAAATCATTGAATCAGTGTGTCATAAAAAAACATATGAAAGGCTTACAGTCTTTCAATCTTGTTAAGACTCCCAAGTTCTGGAGGAAGATTTCCTGATAGTTGGTTGAATTCCAATACCCTATCCATTGAAAATAAAGTTTCTCAAAAGTTATAATATTCGAAACTGAACAACTTCTATTGAAAGAAACTTACAAGCTTTTGAGAGTGGTGATGTCTCCAAACTCCTTTGGAATTGGACCTGATAGACGATTTCCATAGAAGGAACTTAACCAAAAGAAAAATTGTAAGATTAGTCATGATAAGCACACATACATGATGATTTGGAAAAATTAAAGAACAAGCATAAGAGAGAAAGATACATATGCATTACATGTTTACAAGACTTAATGTGGCCCATTCTTTAGGAATTGTTCCATTAAGATAGTTGAGGGTTAGGTCACTGTACCAAAAACAAATAAGAAATCATCAATACAATAAGAGTTTACAACAAAAAAAACCTTATAGTATAATAGGGAGAGTGTAAGTTTTTTGAGTAGAACATACATTTCTTGGAGAAAAGACAACCTCACAAGATCAGGTGGAAGAGTACCAGAAAGGTTTTGTGCTTTTAGAACACTGAAAGTCCATTACATCATTAATGTTGTTAGAGGTGAAAACTTTAAAAGAATTAGTttagtttcaaaaaaaaaaaaatatacgcACATTCAGCATAAAAAGTGTTTTTTAACcaactgtaaataaataaattacaaaCAAACAcattttagcttttcagctcaccttaataaaattcatattttatgactgatttttagtttttatgttataattttttctttcaaatgtataattttttttataaactatgTGAAATAAGTTTTAGATtgtcatttttttcatttttatctttattattttaattaaaaatcattttattttttaacaatttataataatttaaaataaaataaatataatttaaatgtatttgtaaaaaaaaatttatttacaaaaattatgaatttcttactctaattttatttttatttttttctgcgTCATTTCTATTGCACTTTCCTCTATTCTTTTTCTTTGTTGATTCCAACTCCGTTATTTATTGTTAGTTAGTTGTCTACCGATAAAATTTAcatgtattaaatatatttaaatttatatatatatatatatatatatatatatatatatatatatatatatatatatatatatatatatatatttacaattatttacgtgtgtttatttaattttaattaaaagttaatttatttaataataataatataaaaaattatataatcattaaattattaattaaaaaatatttttattttattttatatttatcaatTGTTGAAATTGTAATGATATCAAatacttcaattaattaattaatcagctATAAGTATTGTGCAACAGCTATTAACTATCCGTCATTGACTACAAATTTTTAGAGAAGTTAAGTCGGTAGCTTGTAGAAATATTTTCTGACTAATCAGAGTGGTTTGGTAAGATGTGATTTGGTTGATGTtatgtgtaaaatatttttaaagtgaGAGTCTTTGGTTTTGCCTATATAATATCCTTCTTGTAGAGACTAAATGAAAGACTAGTACAtcgaaaaaatataaaaaatgaaataaaatataggGTAGAGTAGAGACTAAAATAGATGATGGAAGAGTCTAAAACGGACAATAACCCAAAGCTAAAGAGAGTATATTTATGGTAATGAAAATATTCATCTATTTTGAGATACTCTCAACTACGCATTCTTGGTGGTTAGTAAGTATGAACATGAATATTAATTAAATTCTCTCTAGCATTATTATGGTCAGCACAACAATTAAAATACAGTAGATAAGGAAAGAGGAAGAGTGTGCGTACACGCTAACAACGTGGCAGAGAGTGTTATTTTGGAAAGAACAATTGCAAGTAACAGCATTTTCAGAACCTTGTAATTGAGTTGGCGATATCCAGTTGTTCTGTCCACTACATGGATCTACACTGAAGTCCCAATCTTTCTTCCCAAGTGTTTTGCCTATGTCCATCAGAGCTTTCACTGAAATATTTATACAAGATTAGAACAACAAAAACATGCGATATGGATAATACATGATATGAGATATGTACCTTCATCTTCGTGAAGAGTGGCTCCGAGAGAAAACGAATCAAAAAAGAAAGGAAGGAGTAAAAAGAGAgggaataagaaaaagaaagtcATTGTTACTAATGAATAAGAGCCTCTGAAGTATTAGAGAAAATGGACTAGTGTATTGTTTTAGTAATAAATGCTTGGACTCGGAAAGAATTTTGATGAAATGCAATTCTTTAAGTACTACTTGAATGTTCAACTTGCCTGTTTGGTTGGTGTGAATGTGTGACTAATTTATCCTTTCGCTCCCTTTCAGCCGACGTCAATGACCTTGAACACCAATAGTTATAAACCGTATAATCATATAATTTGAGTCTTAAGTTCATCATGGAGTTCATTTTGATTTTACTTCATGGAAATTCAATGTATTCATAATTTAAGAAAAAGGGGTTAGGTTCATTCAAACAAACGGTTAAATGTTGGGCTAAGATGAAAATAAAGTTGTGTTCTGGGCTGGTTAAAAGCCCAATACATATGTCTAAAGGAATTTCTTTTTACATTTTGTAGGAAtgaaaataaattctaaaaacTCTAAAAATGTCTtttggagattcatctccgaacgcatttcattttaaatttcaagacgttttggagatgcatctccgagcaCACCTCATATCATATTTTAAGGggtttcggaaatacatctccaaaATCACCCTATTTATATTTGAACGTTAAATTTAAACATTCAGAGATATTTTCGAAGATGTATTTTCGAAATAATTCATTATATACCACCTTACTGCATGAACTATTTCATTCTACTCTTTTCACTTCATAaccaaaatcctaaaaaaaaaaacttcattcaTTCTCAATACATTTTTCGTCTTCAAACCAAGTTTCAAGTGTTTTATCATGTCAAAGAGAACATAAAAAGATGCAATTTCCGGTAAACTTTCATCATTTCCTTGCATTGAGCTGTTTTTTAGATCAAAATATTGTgtcgcttcggaaatgcatttctgaaactcACCTAAATTATTTCAGAAGGGCGTTTCCGAAACTGTTTGTTAGTGAAGCAGAATTCTTAACAGATTTTCTGTGTTTGCCAGTTTTAGATATGGTGCACCCCAACATGTTTTTCAAAGCTGTTTCGACCAAGGTGAATATGATGCTAAGACATATGAGGTGAATGATGATGCTAAAAGGATTATTGTCGAGATAGATGTTGGACAACAATTTTCAAATGATCAAGTTTTCAATGCTCGTCAACATATGCTTGACTGGGTCCGAATGGGAGCTAGCAAACTCGGGTTTGGCGTTGTGATTGGAAGGTTAGACAATAGCACTAGTAGAAGGCAAGCATTTGTAACGACGATATGCGAGAAAGGTGGAAAATATGTTTCAAAAGTTTGGTAGTTAAAACATGATGACACCGGATCGAGAAAATGTGAATGTCTGTTTAAATTGCGCGGATCATGTAAGGTGGATGATACATGGAGGTTTAGTGTCATTTTTGGTAAACATAATCATGCGTTAGACACCAAGCTACAAGGTCATCCAATTATAGGTCGACTTAAGTCGGAGGAGAAAGAAATTATTTCGGAAATGTCGATAATTAAAGTTGCGCCGAGAAGCATACTTGCAGATTTGAAACGGAAAATACCATAAAATGCTTCAAATATCAAGTAGGTATACAAAGAACGTTATAAACAGAACATTGCGAGCAAAGGTCCAAGATCCCGAAAttcaacaacttttgaaacttttggacGATAACCACTATGTTTCAAGGTATAGAGTGTGCGATGATAAAGTCAGTCTctgtgatattttttggactcatacAAAAAGTATCAAGTTATTCAACATATTTTCAACCGTCCTTATAATTGATTCAACTTACAAGATCAACAAGTATAAGCTTCCGCTTCTAGAAATTGTTGGTGTCACTTCTACGGAGAAGACATTTTCTATGGATTTGCATTTTTTGAATATGATAAAAAAGACAACGTTACATAAGCGTGGCACATATGCAAGAGTTTGTTTAAGGATCCACAAAATATACCTAGTGTCATTGTAACCAACCGAGACAACGCCCTTATGAATGCGGTTGGTAGTGTGTTTCTTACATCCTATgcattactttgtcggtatcataTAACAAAAAAATGTGAGATTTAAGCTCAAACCTGCGGTTGGCACCCAAGATTTCAAGGGTGAAGACAGAAACGTGCTCAAATCTAGTATTATGGTGGATAATATAATGAATGCATGGCCAAATATTTTAAATTCTTCTACAGAAGAGTGTTATGTTGAGAATGTTTTACATTTCAGGAGCTTGTGTGTCAAGTATCCAAAATTTCTAAAATACATGGAATCTACTATTCTTGAGTAGATGAAAGAGAAAGTTGTATATACTTTGACGGACTGGGTTAGACATTTGAGAAACACAACAACTAATAGAGTTGAATCTGCACATGCGGCATTGAAGAAATGGTTGGGTGATAGGAAGAGAGATTTGTGTAGAGAATGTGACACGGTGAACCAAATGCTTCAAAACCAacataatgaaattcaaacaaCTTTTGGTCGGAGCACAACCGTGGTAGAACAACGATTCAAAGATAACATTTTATACGCACGATTGGTTCTTAACATATCCCGAGcgggattgaattttatttttcatgaagcgaagcgtgCAGAGACAGTGGGGTCGGATAGTTTGAAGTGTGGATGTACAATTATGAAAACTTATAGGCTTCCATGTGCTTGTCTCTTGTTTATAAAAATGAAGCTAAATACCCCTATACGCATGGACGAGGTCTGCACTCATTGGAAAAGACTCTGATTTGATAACTACGGTCTGACAAAGGAAGGTACGTTGAGTATAACCATCGCAATCGAGTTGGAGGTGATCATGGATAGAATTTCTAAAGCAGGTAAAACTATGAGATTGCACATTAAATAATAGCTCCAAAAAATTGCCTATCCAGAAACCACTGATTTGAAACCTCCTTCACAACCGGTAAAAACCAAAGGTGCCCTAAAAAGGTGAAAACCACCAATTCCACCACTGATTATTCATACTGATGAGATATCGTTTTTTATGCACAAACACATTGAAAGGATCATAGATGTGGGGAGATGGTAATTGCAGGTTTAGGGATGTGTCCAGTTTACTTGGTAAAGGAGAAGAGAATCACACTTTTGTGCGACAAACACTTATTTCGGAGTTGACGATGCATAGGGCATCTTACAAACGACTATATGGGAATAAGGAGGGATTTGATAAAATTCACAATGCTCTTGTTCCATGTGTTACTGGTTCCGCACCACCTGAAAAGTGGATGTGCTTCCttgaaatgggtcatcttatagcAAGTACGTATGACAGGGTGTGTATCGAAAGGATGTGTCAGAATGAGTATCACTCACAAAGTGAACGgggtttaaataaaaaaaagtgtgCTAGAGTTGTATACAAGTATTGTTGTTGACGGGTGGTTATCCGCAAgtatatagaatgtatcagagaaATATAAAAGATTGTCAAACTCACAGAGACCAAATGGTTAATCTATCGTTACTATTGCTACGGTGTTTATCTAGAGCGATCGTTAAAAGGTTTGTAATGGATagaaaaataaagtaataaaattttAATGGATATGGAATGATAATGCTAGAATAGGATTCTTGTTAACCAACCAGAACTCTTATTATTTCTAAATAGGATTACTTACGGggcaatattttctattttgtaaaAGAATTAATGAACAGGAACTATCGCTCTCGCGTATTCAAAGCTGAATTTTACTCTCTAATTTTTACCGGGATTGTCACATTTCCAAGTTGCATTTGTGTTAAAGTAGTAAATCCATTTTTTAAGAGATTAAATCTTTTACTCAGTTGAAAAGTGTATTAGtttaaaatgttaatttaaaagggtttccaacttttgctcagaTAACCAGATTCTAGCCTATAAACGCGTCCCCAAAtagttttaaaatctttttttagAAATATCAAACTTTCCTGATTAATCAACAAAGTGCTTTTGCAGTATttgttaataaaaaacaaatcagTTTTAAACTTAAGTATCAGAAGGCTTTTGATCTTATCCGATGTATTCACAGCTTTACTTTCGTAATAGCCGGCCaaattatacttagaaaaattgtATCAAAACCAAAACAACCCATGGTATCAATCCCAAGAAATAACGAACAGAGTACCATCGAATCGACGGTCCTCACATTCCAGCACGAATAATTTAAATGGACATGATTACTGTAAAAGAAAAAGGTTTTATTTGGAAGACAAAATTAAACATACTGATAAATAAAGAAGTGCGATAAAATAAACGTGCGAGTAAAATAAATGTGCAAAATATAAATAAAGCTGAATTAAATAAAAACCTGCTCCGAAGAGGCAATAATCTAGTACAAGAGGTTAATCA
This is a stretch of genomic DNA from Vicia villosa cultivar HV-30 ecotype Madison, WI unplaced genomic scaffold, Vvil1.0 ctg.000168F_1_1, whole genome shotgun sequence. It encodes these proteins:
- the LOC131624909 gene encoding probable leucine-rich repeat receptor-like serine/threonine-protein kinase At3g14840, with translation MTFFFLFPLFLLLPFFFDSFSLGATLHEDEVKALMDIGKTLGKKDWDFSVDPCSGQNNWISPTQLQGSENAVTCNCSFQNNTLCHVVSVVLKAQNLSGTLPPDLVRLSFLQEIDLTLNYLNGTIPKEWATLSLVNISFYGNRLSGPIPKEFGDITTLKSLVLEFNQLSGNLPPELGSLNKIERLLLSSNNFTGVLPATFAKLTALKQFRIGDSQFSGAIPNFIQSWKNLEMLVIRGSGLNGPIPSGISLLKNLTDLTITDLNGSDSPFPQLENMSKLSKLVLRSCNIIGAVPGYLGKLTKLKAIDLSNNKLSGQISTGLGGLQNIMYLLFLSGNQLSGPLPDWIVKPDFVDLSYNNFTISNFEQQTCQQGSVNLFASSLTGNSLGNVSCLENYQCPKTWYSLYINCGGKRKTVDGNKTYDDDSAEMESARYRQIGTNWALITAGHFFDSGRSDYYIWSNATKLAIDNGTELYMDARVSPNSLTYYAFCIGNGNYTVNLHFAEIMFSDDETFSSIGRRVFDIYIQRKLVVKDFDIAKEAGGVGKAVIKSFTAGVTRNALEIRLSWAGKGTTTIPFGSVYGPLISAISVDPDFTPPSENNRSLPVGAVVAIVVAGVIVIIFVIGIMWWKGCLTHKCLGAREQKGFASQTGLFSLQKIKAATNNFDESFKIGEGGFGPVYKGVLQDGTIVAIKQLSSKSTQGSREFINEIGMISTLQHPNLVKLYGFCMEDDQLLLIYEYMENNSLAHALFAKKEDLENRQLRLEWKTRKRICIGIAKGLAYLHGESKIKIIHRDIKATNVLLDKDLNPKISDFGLAKLNEDDKTHMNTRIAGTYGYMAPEYAMHGYLTDKADVYSFGIAVLEIVSGTNNTVSHPQEECFSLLDWVHLLKEKDNLLEFVDRRLGEDFKKEEVTTMINVALLCTSFSPSLRPSMSSVVSMLEGRTNVQEVVAESIEVLDDKKYKVMQQYYKQTGESSTSEPQSRSRSIATDESNAFIYDTDSSCWEPRN